The following coding sequences are from one Loxodonta africana isolate mLoxAfr1 chromosome 18, mLoxAfr1.hap2, whole genome shotgun sequence window:
- the LOC135228021 gene encoding olfactory receptor 1L4-like has translation MDLPSGLAISGQEEKQPRGSADSAEVWHAALQALANLTSAPGFLLLGLMNGPDAQPLLFLLFLGVYLLNALGNLSMVVVVSSDAALHYPMYYFLGHLSLVDVCFTTVTVPRLLISLLHPGQAISFQGCFAQMYFFVALGITESYLLAAMSYDRAVAVCRPLHYCALMTPGRCAALVGASWAVAHLHSLLHTLVISALSYPACAPVRHFFCDMTVMLSLATSDISAAETAIFSEGLTVVLTPLLLVSLSYVCILVAVLGVRSAGGRRRAFSTCGAHLVVVSLFFGSVLSVYFRPLSAYSAHYDRLASLVYAVVNKEVKGALKKEFRCRAAPQEL, from the exons ATGGATCTGCCTTCAGGACTGGCAATCTCTGGCCAAGAGGAAAAACAGCCCAGAGGCTCTGCAGACAGTGCTGAGGTCTGGCACGCAGCCCTTCAG GCTCTGGCCAACCTCACATCCGCCCCAGGGTTCCTCCTCCTCGGCCTGATGAATGGGCCAGACGCCCAACCGCTGCTATTCCTGCTCTTCCTTGGCGTCTACCTGCTCAATGCCCTGGGCAACCTGagcatggtggtggtggtgagctcCGATGCGGCTCTCCACTATCCCATGTACTACTTCTTGGGTCACCTGAGCCTCGTGGACGTCTGCTTTACCACCGTCACGGTCCCCAGACTGCTGATCAGCCTGCTCCACCCGGGCCAGGCCATCTCCTTCCAGGGATGCTTTGCCCAGATGTACTTCTTCGTGGCCCTGGGCATCACTGAGAGCTACCTGCTGGCAGCCATGTCCTACGACCGCGCGGTGGCGGTGTGCCGCCCGCTGCACTACTGCGCCCTCATGACGCCCGGGCGCTGCGCGGCGCTGGTGGGGGCGTCCTGGGCGGTGGCCCACCTCCACTCACTGCTCCACACGCTAGTCATCTCCGCGCTGTCCTACCCCGCCTGCGCCCCTGTGCGCCACTTCTTCTGCGATATGACGGTGATGCTGAGCTTGGCAACCTCGGATATATCCGCCGCGGAGACTGCCATCTTCTCTGAGGGCCTGACCGTGGTGCTGACCCCGCTGCTCCTCGTGTCCCTCTCCTATGTCTGCATCCTTGTCGCGGTGCTCGGAGTGCGGTCCGCTGGGGGGCGGCGCCGTGCCTTCTCCACCTGCGGGGCCCACCTGGTGGTGGTGTCGCTCTTCTTCGGGTCTGTCCTCTCCGTCTATTTCCGACCGTTGTCGGCCTACTCAGCCCACTACGACCGCCTGGCCAGCTTAGTCTATGCTGTGGTCAACAAAGAGGTCAAGGGCGCCCTAAAAAAGGAGTTCAGATGCCGGGCTGCACCCCAAGAGTTGTGA